In Thermodesulfitimonas autotrophica, the following proteins share a genomic window:
- the cutA gene encoding divalent-cation tolerance protein CutA, whose amino-acid sequence MSVVLVYITCAGREEARAIAQELVTARLAACVNILPEIESFFHWEGRLDQARETALVAKTVTAKVPDLVAAVRKKHSYSVPAILVLPVVDGFPPFLDWVRSEVAD is encoded by the coding sequence ATGTCGGTAGTACTGGTATACATCACCTGCGCCGGCAGGGAGGAGGCGCGGGCGATCGCGCAGGAGTTGGTCACGGCGCGCCTTGCGGCCTGTGTGAACATCCTGCCGGAGATCGAATCCTTCTTTCACTGGGAAGGCCGCCTTGACCAAGCGCGGGAGACGGCTCTCGTTGCGAAGACGGTGACGGCAAAGGTTCCGGACCTGGTGGCGGCGGTCCGCAAAAAGCATAGCTATTCAGTCCCGGCCATCCTCGTCTTGCCGGTGGTTGACGGGTTTCCCCCTTTTCTGGACTGGGTGAGGAGCGAGGTTGCCGATTGA
- the ypeB gene encoding germination protein YpeB, translating into MRVNSLTLFLTGIIAVAIAAWGYNQYTLRRAMELDLNARYQRAFYELLTNTQNLEVLLSKSLVVNGREQAGAVFSSVWQQAMAAQANLGQLPISTELTARTAKFLTQVADYANTLVRRAGTGAPVTRDHWERLRRLYDQAAVLNRELHRMEARVATNGAYFWEITRTAAAKRGVAQVSLPQAHADFRAINREMQTYPTLIYDGPFSDHMERKKPLGLTGSVISAADAEKRALAVIDRVRGTAYSAKTTGTVKGRIESYRVEVTGSRPGADEKATCLISRKGGHPVLMLLGRDIGGARVDLAAAEERAAHYLDRLGFPKMRLSYSIRRNGMVTFNFVGEEDGVVVYPDMVKVTVALDNGQVVGLDATPYLMAHHPRQAFRPSLTLEQARSFLSPHLKVEKGRLALIPTDAGEEKLTYEFRGTVGPNTFLIYLDAANGEEVKVLKLITSTAGTLVM; encoded by the coding sequence ATGCGGGTTAACTCATTGACACTTTTCTTAACCGGGATCATCGCTGTGGCCATAGCGGCCTGGGGCTACAACCAGTACACGCTGCGGCGGGCTATGGAACTCGATCTCAACGCGCGCTACCAGCGGGCCTTCTACGAACTGCTAACCAACACCCAGAACCTGGAGGTACTCCTCTCCAAGAGCCTTGTGGTGAACGGGCGGGAACAGGCGGGTGCCGTTTTTTCTTCCGTCTGGCAGCAGGCGATGGCGGCTCAGGCGAACCTCGGACAGCTTCCCATTTCTACAGAGCTTACGGCGCGTACGGCGAAGTTTTTGACCCAGGTGGCGGATTACGCCAACACACTGGTCAGGCGTGCGGGAACGGGGGCCCCTGTTACCCGCGACCATTGGGAACGGCTACGGCGGCTTTACGACCAGGCCGCTGTGCTCAACCGGGAGCTGCACCGGATGGAGGCCCGGGTGGCCACTAACGGCGCCTATTTCTGGGAAATCACCCGGACCGCTGCTGCGAAGCGGGGCGTCGCCCAGGTATCCCTGCCCCAGGCGCACGCCGATTTCCGGGCGATTAACCGGGAAATGCAGACTTATCCGACGCTCATCTACGACGGGCCCTTTTCCGACCATATGGAGCGGAAGAAGCCGTTGGGGCTTACGGGTAGCGTGATTTCGGCCGCCGATGCGGAAAAGCGTGCCCTTGCCGTCATCGACCGGGTGCGTGGGACGGCTTACAGCGCAAAAACAACCGGCACGGTGAAGGGGCGCATTGAGTCCTACCGGGTGGAGGTTACGGGTAGCCGTCCGGGAGCGGACGAGAAGGCAACCTGCCTTATTAGCAGGAAGGGCGGACACCCGGTTCTGATGCTTTTGGGCCGGGATATTGGCGGTGCGCGGGTCGATCTTGCGGCGGCCGAGGAGCGGGCGGCGCATTATCTCGATAGGCTCGGTTTCCCGAAGATGCGTCTTTCCTATAGCATCCGCCGGAACGGGATGGTTACCTTCAATTTTGTGGGGGAAGAAGACGGTGTAGTGGTCTATCCCGATATGGTAAAGGTTACGGTAGCGCTCGATAACGGCCAAGTGGTGGGGCTCGATGCCACCCCTTACCTGATGGCCCACCACCCGCGGCAGGCTTTCCGTCCCTCCCTCACCCTCGAGCAAGCGCGCTCGTTCCTTAGTCCCCACTTAAAAGTAGAAAAGGGGCGCCTGGCGCTGATCCCTACCGATGCGGGTGAAGAGAAGCTCACCTACGAGTTCCGGGGAACGGTAGGCCCGAACACCTTTCTCATTTATCTCGACGCGGCAAACGGCGAGGAGGTTAAGGTGCTCAAGTTGATCACTTCTACGGCAGGTACGCTTGTTATGTAG
- a CDS encoding efflux RND transporter periplasmic adaptor subunit — protein sequence MKRGSAFYLGRLLAKARWWVVGLLFCVSLLGGNAGCSGDRTEAVKPVKKAPQAAVSLDYGQVFAGKVVAGEEVTLAPKIPGRVAAVAVDVGDVVRAGQVVLRLEAAEIDAAVRQAEAAVKVAEAGLNQAALGVERAQAALEQAQENYRLALANYERGKALLAAEAISPADFESRFEQPYVNAAGALKTAETAYRQAVDQKERVAPAQVEQARAALAAAKTNAANTQVVAPINGIVAARNVDPGELASPQVPALTLVDIDTVYVEVGVPERVVSRLRVGQEVKVGVEAVRATPFTGEVASISPAADSRTKTFLVKVRLKNPGHPLKPGMFATVSFPPQAKAGSKA from the coding sequence ATGAAACGCGGGAGCGCATTTTACCTGGGCAGGTTGCTTGCCAAAGCGCGGTGGTGGGTGGTTGGACTGCTTTTTTGCGTTAGCCTGTTGGGGGGTAATGCGGGGTGCAGCGGGGACCGGACGGAAGCGGTAAAACCAGTAAAGAAGGCGCCGCAAGCGGCGGTTTCCCTGGACTACGGGCAGGTTTTCGCGGGTAAGGTGGTGGCCGGGGAAGAGGTGACGCTGGCCCCGAAAATTCCCGGGAGGGTAGCTGCGGTTGCGGTGGATGTAGGTGATGTGGTTCGGGCCGGGCAGGTGGTGCTACGGCTAGAAGCGGCAGAGATTGACGCGGCAGTGCGCCAGGCGGAGGCGGCGGTAAAAGTTGCCGAAGCGGGGCTCAACCAAGCGGCGCTCGGGGTGGAGCGGGCCCAGGCGGCGCTTGAGCAAGCGCAGGAAAATTACCGCTTGGCGCTGGCAAATTATGAGCGGGGGAAAGCGCTTTTGGCGGCAGAGGCAATTTCCCCGGCCGATTTCGAAAGCCGGTTTGAACAGCCGTACGTTAATGCTGCAGGGGCCTTGAAAACGGCAGAAACGGCCTACCGGCAGGCGGTAGACCAGAAAGAAAGGGTGGCGCCGGCCCAGGTAGAACAGGCGCGGGCGGCCTTGGCGGCGGCAAAGACTAACGCGGCCAACACCCAGGTTGTGGCGCCGATTAACGGCATTGTTGCGGCGCGGAATGTGGACCCCGGGGAGCTTGCCTCGCCGCAGGTACCGGCGCTGACTTTAGTTGACATCGATACTGTTTACGTCGAGGTAGGGGTTCCGGAACGGGTTGTAAGCCGGTTGAGGGTTGGTCAAGAAGTAAAAGTTGGGGTGGAAGCGGTGCGGGCCACGCCGTTTACAGGCGAGGTGGCCAGTATAAGCCCTGCTGCAGACTCCCGAACCAAGACCTTTCTTGTGAAGGTGCGGCTGAAAAATCCCGGCCACCCGCTTAAGCCCGGAATGTTTGCCACCGTGAGTTTTCCGCCGCAGGCAAAAGCTGGTTCTAAGGCGTAG
- the cyoE gene encoding heme o synthase, producing MAGGTLPATAGVIGRWERIKAYVEVTKPRSVFLLVFTAVVPLLVAAHKTGATGIQVLTALAAVTLACAGANAVSCYVDRDLDAAMLRTCRRPIPSGRISPPVKALYWGLFLFALSLVLGWRLNPVACLCLCGGMIGYVGIYSLWLKRKSAWNIILGGFSGGLPALFGWVAVTGRIELLPVLMAALVVLWIPNHIWSLAIFYRDDYARVRVPMLPVVTDIAKALHCLLLTVLLMVVLSLWIGYIGNWGIIYWATAFILGAVTLVLSVYIYFRPTQANAWRLFKFSSPYLFLLFFGMLLDTWLR from the coding sequence ATGGCCGGAGGGACGCTTCCAGCAACGGCGGGCGTGATTGGCCGGTGGGAGAGGATAAAGGCCTACGTCGAGGTAACAAAGCCCCGCTCGGTTTTTTTGCTGGTTTTCACGGCGGTAGTGCCGCTGCTGGTGGCGGCGCACAAAACAGGGGCTACAGGAATCCAGGTCCTGACCGCGCTGGCCGCGGTGACCCTCGCCTGTGCAGGGGCGAACGCGGTGAGCTGTTACGTGGACCGGGATCTCGATGCCGCCATGCTCCGCACCTGCCGGCGGCCCATCCCCTCGGGCAGGATAAGCCCACCGGTAAAGGCGCTTTACTGGGGGCTCTTTCTTTTTGCGCTGTCACTCGTTCTTGGCTGGCGGCTCAATCCGGTGGCGTGCCTTTGCCTGTGTGGTGGGATGATAGGTTATGTTGGCATCTACAGCCTATGGCTCAAGCGTAAAAGCGCGTGGAACATCATCCTTGGCGGTTTTTCGGGCGGCCTGCCGGCGCTTTTCGGGTGGGTGGCGGTAACCGGGCGCATTGAGCTTCTGCCCGTCCTGATGGCGGCGCTGGTCGTTCTCTGGATCCCTAACCATATCTGGAGTCTCGCCATCTTTTACCGGGACGACTATGCCCGGGTGAGGGTGCCCATGCTTCCAGTAGTGACCGACATAGCGAAGGCGCTGCACTGCCTTTTGCTTACGGTTTTGCTTATGGTCGTGCTTTCTCTCTGGATCGGCTACATAGGGAACTGGGGGATAATTTATTGGGCTACAGCCTTCATCCTCGGTGCCGTAACCCTTGTTCTGAGTGTTTATATCTACTTCCGGCCGACGCAGGCGAACGCCTGGCGCCTCTTCAAGTTCTCCAGCCCTTATCTTTTCCTCCTTTTCTTCGGGATGCTTCTCGACACCTGGCTCCGGTAG
- the sleB gene encoding spore cortex-lytic enzyme translates to MNLRRLSGMAILTAVLLVLFALGPQARAEYPTLYWGSTGWYVSQVQWRLASWGYYDGPVDGIFGDGTYRAVQTFQWKNGLAVDGVVGPATWEALGFPVTPAAPAVSRGYVSDRDAITLLARLIMGEAADEPFEGKVAVGAVVLNRVRNASFPHTIAGVIFQPGAFESVSNGQIWRPLTSEAIRAAELALSGWDPSGGALFFWNPAKPVSPWIWTRPIIARIGHHVFAL, encoded by the coding sequence ATGAATCTGCGGCGCCTGAGCGGTATGGCTATCCTTACGGCGGTATTACTGGTTCTCTTTGCACTGGGACCACAAGCGCGTGCGGAGTATCCGACCCTTTACTGGGGGAGCACCGGATGGTATGTTTCGCAGGTCCAGTGGCGGCTTGCTTCGTGGGGGTATTACGACGGGCCGGTCGACGGGATCTTCGGGGACGGGACCTACCGGGCGGTGCAGACCTTCCAGTGGAAAAACGGGCTGGCCGTTGACGGCGTGGTCGGTCCGGCGACATGGGAGGCGCTGGGCTTTCCGGTCACCCCGGCCGCTCCCGCGGTTTCCCGGGGTTACGTTTCTGACCGTGACGCCATTACGCTTCTGGCGCGCCTGATCATGGGCGAGGCGGCCGATGAGCCTTTTGAGGGCAAGGTGGCGGTGGGTGCGGTGGTGCTGAACCGTGTCCGCAACGCCTCTTTTCCCCATACGATCGCAGGGGTCATTTTCCAGCCCGGTGCCTTCGAATCTGTTTCCAACGGGCAAATCTGGCGGCCGCTTACCAGCGAAGCCATCCGGGCCGCGGAGCTGGCCCTTTCCGGTTGGGACCCGAGCGGTGGGGCGCTCTTCTTTTGGAACCCCGCCAAGCCGGTTTCCCCCTGGATCTGGACGCGCCCGATTATCGCCCGCATTGGCCACCATGTTTTTGCCCTGTAA
- a CDS encoding MarR family winged helix-turn-helix transcriptional regulator yields MADLKRCREMMEEVMRLFARRLYKALLARAGEGSEWSPEAAGGRRIPLLAAAGGGAYYFLRAVEERGQATVSEVAADLGVTLAAVTTLAKKLARAGWVTRQRDERDRRVVWLALSPEGKRVFAAVEAVRGEVFCRYFGSLDEREVETLISIMDRVRVKLTEEGWEGEERK; encoded by the coding sequence ATGGCGGATTTAAAACGGTGTCGGGAGATGATGGAAGAAGTGATGCGGCTCTTCGCCCGGCGCCTGTATAAGGCGCTGCTCGCCAGAGCCGGGGAGGGTAGCGAATGGTCTCCCGAAGCTGCGGGAGGCAGGCGAATCCCCCTCCTGGCGGCTGCGGGCGGCGGGGCGTACTATTTCCTGCGGGCAGTAGAGGAGCGCGGGCAGGCGACCGTTTCGGAGGTGGCGGCGGATCTCGGGGTGACGCTGGCAGCCGTGACGACACTGGCCAAGAAGCTCGCGCGTGCAGGCTGGGTTACCCGGCAGCGGGACGAACGGGACCGCCGGGTGGTGTGGTTGGCACTGTCGCCGGAGGGGAAAAGGGTCTTTGCGGCGGTGGAGGCGGTGCGCGGTGAGGTTTTTTGCCGCTATTTCGGGAGTCTCGACGAGAGGGAAGTAGAAACGTTAATCAGCATCATGGACCGGGTTCGGGTGAAGCTTACGGAGGAAGGATGGGAAGGGGAGGAGCGGAAATGA
- a CDS encoding HEAT repeat domain-containing protein, whose translation MADKGEVDALIRTLRNKNEDWQARAIAAAMLGNAGDAKAVDALIEALKDPDNDVRKRAAEALGKIGDAKAVDALIAALKDPEGEVRWRAAQALGTIGDPKAVDPLIQVLLDEYWLVRHHAAEALGNLGDSKAVKPLLRAMKDEHWSVRHVQATIASALQRLEETKAAKPVLQTIAEKVLMS comes from the coding sequence ATGGCGGACAAAGGAGAGGTGGACGCCCTCATACGGACACTCCGGAATAAAAACGAAGACTGGCAGGCCAGGGCGATAGCTGCGGCCATGCTGGGAAACGCCGGTGACGCCAAGGCGGTGGACGCCCTCATCGAAGCGCTCAAGGACCCTGATAACGACGTCCGGAAAAGGGCGGCGGAGGCGTTAGGAAAGATCGGCGATGCCAAAGCCGTAGACGCGCTTATCGCGGCGCTCAAAGATCCAGAGGGCGAAGTCCGCTGGCGGGCGGCCCAGGCCCTCGGGACGATCGGGGATCCGAAGGCTGTGGACCCATTGATTCAGGTGCTTCTCGATGAGTACTGGCTCGTGCGGCACCACGCGGCCGAAGCCCTTGGCAACCTCGGCGATTCTAAAGCAGTCAAGCCTTTGCTCCGGGCCATGAAGGACGAGCACTGGTCGGTGCGGCATGTTCAGGCTACTATCGCCAGCGCATTGCAGCGCCTCGAAGAAACAAAGGCGGCAAAGCCGGTGTTACAGACAATCGCCGAAAAGGTGCTCATGTCTTGA
- a CDS encoding DHA2 family efflux MFS transporter permease subunit, which yields MLREAGLGEAAHLPLMALFGLILGTFMGVLDGTIVNVALPRMMAVFNATTSQIQWVLTVYLLVGGMVIPATGYLGDRFGYKRMYLFCIGLFTLSSMLCGLAWNVNSLIVARALQAIGGGMVIPLSMAIVYQIWPREKIGLAMSLWGVTMTLAPAIGPTLGGYLVDNFSWRLIFYINLPVGLLTVLVSAFFLTETEQIADRKLDVLGLLLSSVSCFLLLLALDKGQDWGWSAQSTVTLLVAAFFGFLLFFFWELSVPEPVIDVRLLRNGIFSLALVTSSLVSVALFLGVFLTPLFTQQVQGYSPTQTGLILMPAALASGLMMPLAGKLFDRVGAALPGILGLALISLTTYTLRHVTVDMPVQYLQLLLSVRGLGLGLAMMPLMTAGMNAVPPRFTGQASALMNVIRQVAASFGISLVTYVFENRMVFHGERLAEGVSHLAPLGYFYYSQVAGKVGALLGLAAARPATEGLLQGAIQKQAATLAVGDAFLVATVIALMALPLAFVFTKGRIDLARQAAAAELGDRDGGGPPAMVTEV from the coding sequence TTGCTGAGAGAAGCAGGGCTTGGAGAAGCGGCGCACCTTCCCCTGATGGCCCTTTTCGGCCTCATTTTGGGAACCTTTATGGGGGTTTTGGACGGAACCATCGTCAACGTGGCGCTGCCGCGGATGATGGCGGTCTTCAACGCTACCACCAGCCAAATACAGTGGGTGCTGACGGTTTACCTCTTGGTCGGCGGCATGGTGATCCCCGCCACGGGTTATTTGGGTGACCGGTTCGGTTACAAGCGGATGTATCTTTTTTGTATCGGCCTCTTTACCCTGAGCTCAATGCTTTGCGGTCTGGCGTGGAACGTGAATTCGCTCATCGTGGCGCGGGCGCTTCAGGCTATCGGCGGCGGGATGGTGATTCCGCTGAGTATGGCGATTGTTTACCAGATTTGGCCCCGCGAGAAGATCGGGTTAGCGATGAGTCTTTGGGGCGTGACCATGACCCTCGCTCCGGCGATTGGTCCTACGCTCGGGGGTTACCTGGTAGACAATTTTTCCTGGCGCTTAATCTTCTATATTAACCTTCCGGTGGGCCTTTTGACCGTCCTGGTTTCTGCCTTCTTCTTAACCGAAACGGAACAGATTGCTGACCGGAAATTAGATGTTTTGGGGCTTCTCTTAAGCTCAGTTTCCTGCTTCTTGCTTCTCCTTGCTCTGGATAAAGGGCAAGATTGGGGATGGAGCGCGCAGAGTACGGTTACACTTCTGGTAGCAGCATTCTTTGGTTTTCTGCTTTTCTTTTTCTGGGAGCTGAGCGTTCCGGAGCCGGTGATCGACGTACGCCTTTTGCGGAACGGGATTTTTTCGCTGGCTTTAGTTACCTCGAGCCTCGTGTCGGTAGCCCTTTTTTTGGGTGTTTTTCTCACCCCTCTCTTCACGCAGCAGGTTCAGGGCTATTCACCGACGCAGACGGGCTTGATTCTGATGCCTGCCGCTTTGGCTAGCGGGCTGATGATGCCTCTGGCTGGAAAACTCTTTGATCGTGTAGGGGCGGCCCTCCCCGGGATTTTGGGTTTAGCACTTATTTCGCTTACTACGTACACCTTGCGCCACGTAACGGTGGATATGCCGGTGCAGTATTTGCAGCTCCTGCTTTCTGTTCGCGGTCTTGGTCTGGGCCTGGCGATGATGCCCTTGATGACGGCAGGGATGAATGCTGTGCCCCCACGTTTTACCGGGCAGGCCTCGGCTTTGATGAATGTAATTCGGCAGGTAGCGGCATCTTTCGGGATTTCCTTGGTCACCTACGTCTTTGAAAACCGGATGGTTTTTCACGGCGAGCGGTTAGCGGAGGGGGTAAGCCATCTGGCGCCGTTAGGCTACTTTTATTACTCGCAGGTGGCGGGCAAGGTGGGAGCGCTTTTGGGTCTGGCGGCGGCGCGGCCGGCCACTGAAGGCTTGTTGCAGGGGGCGATCCAAAAGCAGGCGGCTACGCTGGCGGTGGGGGATGCCTTCTTGGTGGCTACGGTTATAGCGCTTATGGCCCTACCGCTGGCCTTTGTTTTTACCAAGGGCCGCATCGATCTTGCACGGCAAGCAGCGGCGGCAGAGTTGGGAGACAGAGATGGTGGGGGGCCTCCTGCAATGGTCACGGAGGTATAG
- the nfi gene encoding deoxyribonuclease V (cleaves DNA at apurinic or apyrimidinic sites) produces the protein MIPFPWDVSPAEATRLQEKLRERVVVAGGPAPEDLRLVAGLDVSFCRRRGLLFGAVVILRLPDLIVVEEGAAVLPPTFPYVPGLLAFREGPVLLSALRKIASVPDLLVCDGQGIAHPRGVGIASHLGVLLGTPAIGVAKSRLVGDYEMPPPAKGAASPLFLNGKVVGSVVRTRAGVKPVFVSPGHLVGVDAATRLVLSLCTRFRLPEPVRAAHNLSRRLFQRYASE, from the coding sequence GTGATCCCTTTTCCCTGGGATGTTTCTCCCGCAGAAGCGACGCGCTTGCAAGAGAAGCTGCGGGAGCGGGTGGTGGTTGCGGGAGGGCCGGCACCAGAGGATCTGCGCCTGGTTGCCGGCCTTGACGTATCGTTTTGCCGCCGCCGGGGCCTTCTTTTCGGCGCCGTGGTCATCCTGCGGCTCCCGGACTTGATCGTTGTGGAGGAGGGTGCGGCAGTCCTGCCACCCACGTTTCCTTATGTGCCGGGATTGCTCGCTTTTCGGGAGGGCCCGGTGCTTCTATCCGCACTACGGAAGATAGCTTCGGTTCCCGACCTTCTTGTCTGCGACGGCCAGGGAATAGCCCACCCCCGGGGCGTAGGTATTGCCAGCCACCTGGGGGTATTGCTCGGGACACCGGCTATCGGTGTGGCCAAAAGCCGCTTGGTGGGTGATTACGAGATGCCGCCACCCGCGAAGGGTGCCGCTTCACCGCTCTTTCTTAACGGGAAGGTGGTTGGTAGTGTCGTACGCACGCGGGCCGGGGTGAAGCCAGTCTTTGTTTCTCCAGGCCACCTGGTGGGGGTTGACGCAGCTACCAGGTTGGTGCTTTCGCTCTGTACCCGCTTTAGGCTACCCGAGCCGGTGCGGGCGGCGCATAACCTGAGCCGCCGGCTTTTCCAGCGCTACGCCTCAGAGTAA
- a CDS encoding HlyD family secretion protein has product MARTKKAFFAVLFLMVLSLAGVTFYYWYTNAYFVRTEDAYIDGTVFKLGPQVAGKVLEVNVKEGDKVDSGAILARVDDAALPPGGNQELTLVKAPVGGVVLKVLTQPGEVVGAGQPAVMLVDPESLFLTANVEEKKINKVKCGQRVTFTVDGIPGRVFQGQVVAVQEAVASTFSLLPTRSTSGSFIKVAQRVPVKIEIEDCSGAPFKVGQSAVVSIHLRD; this is encoded by the coding sequence TTGGCGCGCACCAAAAAAGCGTTTTTTGCGGTCCTTTTCCTGATGGTTCTTTCCTTGGCTGGCGTAACCTTTTACTACTGGTACACGAATGCCTATTTTGTCCGCACCGAAGACGCTTACATTGACGGGACGGTGTTTAAATTAGGACCCCAGGTTGCCGGAAAGGTGTTGGAGGTGAACGTCAAAGAGGGCGATAAGGTTGATAGCGGCGCAATCCTGGCGCGTGTTGACGACGCCGCCTTGCCCCCCGGGGGCAATCAGGAGCTTACCCTGGTCAAGGCCCCGGTCGGAGGCGTTGTCTTAAAGGTCTTAACTCAACCGGGCGAAGTAGTGGGTGCGGGACAGCCGGCAGTGATGCTGGTAGACCCGGAGAGTCTCTTCCTCACCGCCAACGTGGAAGAAAAGAAGATTAACAAGGTTAAGTGCGGCCAGCGCGTCACTTTTACGGTTGACGGAATTCCCGGCCGGGTTTTTCAGGGCCAGGTGGTTGCGGTTCAGGAAGCTGTAGCCTCTACTTTCTCGCTTCTCCCAACCAGAAGTACAAGTGGGAGCTTTATCAAGGTAGCCCAGCGGGTGCCGGTGAAAATCGAGATCGAGGATTGCTCTGGCGCGCCGTTTAAGGTGGGGCAGAGTGCGGTAGTATCGATTCACCTGCGGGATTGA
- the csaB gene encoding polysaccharide pyruvyl transferase CsaB — protein MSRKRFLRWRKAALRRLVEAEQRGSKVPKVVISGYYGFGNCGDEAMLFAIVSQLRRRVPAVELVVLSQQPAATARDFGVRAVDRRDFALIWRELGDADLLLSGGGSLFQDVTSPQSVFYYAAIVLMAWLRGKKICLYGQGIGPLNRRISRILVKKVVELADLVTVRDPGSLQELRSLGVKRPVHVTADPVLGLTIPESAAARGKELLGAAGIGMAPLVGISLRRWPRVERVLPAVAQAVARLMAEGWQAVLLPLHPDDYRVLAALREELGGAPRLLKIEGFHDLMAIAGRLNLGIGMRLHFLIFATLAGVPAVGLSYDPKVARFMAAAGLPAISTDEVTPAKLVEAVEDLCARDVTCGLAARVSELKALAEENADLVAALMSR, from the coding sequence TTGAGCCGTAAACGGTTCCTCCGGTGGAGGAAAGCGGCGCTGCGGCGGCTGGTAGAGGCAGAGCAAAGGGGTAGCAAGGTGCCCAAGGTGGTTATCTCAGGATATTACGGCTTTGGGAACTGCGGCGACGAGGCGATGCTTTTCGCCATCGTCTCGCAGCTCCGCAGGCGGGTACCGGCTGTCGAGTTGGTGGTCCTGTCCCAGCAGCCTGCCGCAACGGCCCGGGATTTTGGGGTGCGGGCTGTCGACCGCCGGGATTTTGCGCTCATTTGGCGGGAGCTAGGGGACGCCGACCTGCTGTTGAGCGGCGGGGGGAGTCTCTTTCAGGACGTGACCAGCCCCCAAAGCGTCTTTTATTACGCCGCGATCGTCCTTATGGCTTGGCTGCGGGGAAAGAAGATCTGCCTTTACGGGCAGGGCATCGGGCCGCTCAACCGCCGGATCAGCCGGATTTTAGTCAAAAAAGTAGTCGAACTGGCCGACTTGGTGACGGTACGTGACCCCGGCTCCTTGCAAGAGCTGCGCTCTTTAGGTGTCAAGCGCCCGGTCCACGTCACCGCCGATCCCGTGCTTGGGCTTACCATTCCCGAGAGCGCTGCCGCCCGCGGGAAAGAATTGCTGGGCGCTGCTGGCATTGGCATGGCACCGCTGGTCGGTATCTCGCTGCGCCGCTGGCCCCGGGTGGAAAGGGTGCTGCCCGCGGTGGCGCAGGCGGTCGCAAGGTTGATGGCCGAGGGCTGGCAAGCGGTCCTGCTCCCCCTTCATCCCGACGATTACAGGGTACTCGCGGCACTCCGAGAGGAGCTTGGCGGCGCACCCCGGCTGCTGAAAATCGAGGGTTTTCATGACCTGATGGCTATTGCCGGCCGGCTCAACTTGGGCATCGGTATGCGGCTCCATTTTTTGATTTTCGCCACGCTTGCGGGCGTGCCTGCCGTGGGATTGAGTTACGACCCGAAAGTGGCACGCTTCATGGCGGCAGCAGGTTTACCGGCAATCAGCACCGACGAGGTGACGCCGGCGAAACTGGTGGAGGCGGTGGAGGATTTGTGCGCGCGGGATGTGACGTGCGGTCTTGCCGCGCGGGTAAGTGAGCTTAAGGCGCTGGCGGAAGAGAATGCCGATCTGGTGGCGGCGCTTATGTCCCGGTAG
- a CDS encoding WecB/TagA/CpsF family glycosyltransferase — protein MTQRINILGAPVDAVTVAAAVARVSELIARGGTHQVVTLNPEYLYRAQREPDLLAIAREASLVTADGVGIVWAASVHGYSLPERVTGIDLLVALCDRAAAEGWRVFFLGGQPGVAAAAASRLKAEYPGLMIAGEHHGYFTADEEAMVLEKIKAAAPQLLFVGLGAPKQERWIYKYRQQLGNVVAMGVGGSFDVLSGRTKRAPAWMQRWGLEWLGRLFYEPHRWRRMLVLPRFALLVLRAVKGNP, from the coding sequence ATGACGCAACGCATAAACATTCTTGGCGCCCCGGTTGATGCGGTTACCGTAGCGGCGGCCGTCGCGCGGGTAAGTGAACTGATCGCCCGCGGCGGAACGCACCAGGTGGTGACGCTCAACCCGGAATACCTTTACCGGGCCCAGAGAGAGCCTGACCTCCTGGCGATTGCCCGCGAAGCTTCCCTGGTTACGGCGGATGGGGTGGGAATCGTTTGGGCGGCTTCAGTCCACGGCTATAGCCTGCCGGAGCGAGTCACCGGAATCGACCTGCTGGTGGCCCTCTGCGACCGGGCGGCGGCAGAGGGGTGGCGGGTCTTCTTTTTGGGGGGGCAGCCCGGGGTGGCGGCCGCCGCGGCCAGCCGCTTGAAAGCAGAATATCCGGGGCTTATGATTGCGGGGGAGCACCACGGCTATTTTACCGCAGACGAAGAAGCTATGGTTTTGGAAAAGATTAAAGCGGCGGCCCCGCAGCTTTTGTTTGTGGGGCTGGGTGCCCCCAAGCAGGAACGCTGGATTTACAAGTACCGCCAGCAACTTGGCAACGTTGTGGCGATGGGTGTTGGCGGGAGCTTTGACGTGTTGAGCGGCCGCACCAAACGAGCGCCGGCGTGGATGCAGCGCTGGGGCTTAGAATGGCTCGGCCGCCTTTTTTACGAGCCGCACCGCTGGCGCAGGATGCTTGTCCTGCCACGTTTCGCCCTGCTTGTTCTCCGGGCGGTGAAGGGAAATCCTTGA